The Paenibacillus sp. RUD330 genome has a segment encoding these proteins:
- a CDS encoding extracellular solute-binding protein, which produces MNRKAGFILSTMTASALLLSACSGGGGNDNAAGSGKELTMWTWKVAYTPGFEAAAKLYEQKTGVKVKIDTFTPDDTYRQKFQAAANSKNLPDVINWWATAGDSIEGSVLELSGEIKDDVLGKYVGTAMDPIRITQSQADSWKTDKNATTVQKGLKVGEFYGLPLDIGGFFTFYGNKKLLEDAGVKAEAPKTWEEFTAMMEAVKAKSGTPGLVFGAKIPDLWENWAGSALSIMHGGPQGYIDLLERKAKMSDPANLPVVKAMETLAGKDLLMPGILSTDIDGADQAFAAGKAAFDLGGSFTMSTLLAMGMKPEDIITFPVPPLEGSKIQAWTTDPFTLTQLSVNKDSKNRDAALDFITFMTTDPDAAVAFANGAYTVPAVNLGEHAAKLDPNLKSISDAFAKEPGPYSEASPAINSFRGKHKEWEVFAQSLQSVIEKKMTAEQAAKKFDDTMAKLEASGN; this is translated from the coding sequence ATGAACAGAAAAGCAGGTTTCATCCTATCGACGATGACGGCATCCGCTCTCTTGCTGAGCGCTTGCTCGGGCGGCGGAGGCAACGATAACGCAGCGGGCTCCGGCAAGGAGCTGACGATGTGGACATGGAAGGTGGCGTACACGCCGGGCTTCGAGGCGGCGGCCAAGCTGTACGAGCAGAAGACGGGCGTGAAGGTCAAGATCGACACGTTCACTCCGGACGACACGTACCGGCAGAAGTTCCAGGCGGCGGCCAACTCCAAGAACCTGCCGGATGTCATCAACTGGTGGGCGACGGCGGGCGACTCCATCGAAGGCTCCGTGCTGGAGCTGTCCGGCGAGATCAAGGACGACGTCCTTGGGAAATACGTCGGCACCGCGATGGACCCGATCCGCATCACGCAGAGCCAGGCGGACTCCTGGAAGACCGACAAAAATGCCACGACGGTCCAGAAAGGGCTGAAGGTCGGCGAATTCTACGGCCTGCCGCTCGACATCGGAGGCTTCTTCACCTTCTACGGCAACAAGAAGCTGCTGGAGGACGCCGGGGTGAAGGCGGAAGCGCCGAAAACGTGGGAGGAATTCACTGCGATGATGGAAGCCGTCAAGGCGAAGAGCGGCACGCCGGGCCTCGTGTTCGGAGCGAAAATTCCGGACCTGTGGGAAAACTGGGCCGGCTCGGCGCTCTCCATCATGCATGGCGGACCACAGGGCTACATCGACCTGCTGGAGCGCAAGGCCAAAATGAGCGATCCCGCCAACCTGCCGGTCGTCAAGGCGATGGAGACGCTGGCGGGCAAGGATCTGCTCATGCCGGGCATCCTGTCGACCGACATCGACGGCGCCGATCAGGCGTTCGCGGCAGGCAAGGCGGCGTTCGATCTCGGAGGCTCCTTCACGATGTCGACGCTGCTCGCCATGGGCATGAAGCCGGAGGATATCATCACGTTCCCGGTGCCGCCGCTGGAAGGCTCCAAAATCCAGGCCTGGACGACCGATCCGTTCACGCTGACGCAGCTGTCGGTGAACAAGGATTCCAAAAACCGCGATGCGGCGCTTGATTTCATCACCTTCATGACAACCGATCCCGATGCGGCCGTTGCGTTCGCCAATGGAGCCTATACGGTGCCGGCTGTCAATCTCGGCGAGCATGCCGCCAAGCTCGACCCGAATCTGAAGTCCATCTCGGACGCGTTCGCCAAGGAGCCGGGACCTTATTCCGAGGCTTCCCCGGCGATCAACTCCTTCCGCGGCAAGCACAAGGAATGGGAAGTGTTCGCCCAGTCCCTGCAGTCGGTCATCGAGAAGAAGATGACGGCGGAGCAGGCGGCGAAGAAATTCGACGACACGATGGCGAAGCTTGAGGCGAGCGGCAACTAA
- a CDS encoding carbohydrate ABC transporter permease: protein MVKYLKHLLLVVYGVTCVYPFLWMIGTSLKTTQDSLANPQSPFPKAAPLWSNFGEVWNKLNFYQFFVNSVVVSLFVIIGVVVIYTMMGYSFAKFRYRGKKIFYYTFIALLLVPGVTTLIPLYINMTNLGLQNSYIGMILPMINGAAPFAIFLFTSYFRTISHELYESAVLDGCGSFKIYWRIYLPLALPAIGTIAILNFIGSWNNILWPMIIVDKQSMFTLPMGLMYLDSSSFKKWNELMAGALITVIPILMAFPFMQKMYVKGMTVGSVKM, encoded by the coding sequence ATGGTCAAATACTTGAAGCATCTACTACTTGTCGTGTACGGCGTCACCTGCGTGTACCCGTTTCTGTGGATGATCGGGACGTCTCTCAAGACGACCCAGGACTCGCTCGCGAATCCGCAATCCCCCTTTCCCAAGGCGGCGCCGCTCTGGTCCAACTTCGGAGAGGTATGGAACAAGCTGAACTTCTACCAGTTCTTCGTCAACAGCGTCGTCGTCAGCCTCTTCGTCATCATCGGCGTCGTCGTCATCTACACGATGATGGGGTATTCGTTCGCCAAGTTCAGGTACCGCGGCAAAAAAATCTTCTATTACACGTTCATCGCCCTGCTGCTCGTGCCGGGCGTGACGACGCTGATTCCGCTCTATATCAACATGACGAATCTCGGCCTGCAGAACTCGTACATCGGCATGATCCTGCCGATGATCAACGGCGCGGCTCCGTTCGCGATCTTCCTGTTCACGAGCTACTTCCGGACGATCTCGCATGAGCTGTACGAGAGCGCCGTGCTCGACGGCTGCGGCAGCTTCAAGATCTACTGGCGCATCTACCTGCCGCTGGCGCTGCCGGCGATCGGCACGATCGCGATCCTCAACTTCATCGGCAGCTGGAACAACATCCTCTGGCCGATGATCATCGTCGACAAGCAAAGCATGTTCACGCTCCCGATGGGGCTCATGTACCTGGACTCCTCGTCGTTCAAGAAGTGGAACGAGCTCATGGCCGGCGCGCTGATCACGGTCATTCCGATCCTGATGGCGTTCCCGTTCATGCAGAAGATGTATGTCAAGGGCATGACGGTCGGCTCGGTCAAGATGTAA
- a CDS encoding carbohydrate-binding protein, whose product MNKSHRLTRRRLLSLLVAIAMLATGMSLSASQASAASAFAQTAASGYSSQSGIQLEASSEGGQNVAFIDNGDYIAFTGVDFGSGASSLDVRVASNNSGGSIEARLDSAGGTLIGTCAVPGTGGWQSWQTKSCSVSGASGVHTLYLKFTGGAGNLFNILWFKFNQASAPSGGDVVGKLFAGYQGWFNAAGDGSPNGGWVHWSKNSSAPAATGNVNFELYPDMREYTKSYQTGLGSFGNGSAAKLFSSYDQETVSKHFEWMKTYNIDGAALQRFGADESDTPNNWKTNRDSVAVKVKNAAEANSRKFYVMYDITGMNASNWVNAVKHDWTTNVVNAMGLPSSSAYAKQNGKTVVCIWGIGFTDRPGTAAESAGLISWFKQQGVYVIGGVPAYWRTGVNDSKAGFLDVYKSLDMISPWFVGRFHDMNDADSWKTNVWQPDYTFTQQNNIAYQPVIWPGSAWSNMTGGPRNENPRMHGDFMWRQAYDMKSVGINTGYVAMFDEYDEGTAIAKIAENSSMIPTNQYFLTLDADGVSVSSDFYLRLAGDINRMFKGELPVTATHPTSHR is encoded by the coding sequence ATGAACAAATCCCATCGTCTCACCCGTCGCCGCCTGCTCTCTCTGCTCGTCGCCATCGCCATGCTGGCCACGGGGATGTCCCTGTCCGCCAGCCAGGCATCCGCCGCATCGGCGTTCGCCCAGACGGCCGCTTCCGGCTACAGCAGCCAGTCCGGCATCCAGCTCGAAGCCTCGAGCGAGGGAGGCCAGAACGTCGCCTTCATCGACAACGGCGACTACATCGCGTTCACGGGAGTCGACTTCGGCAGCGGAGCATCGTCGCTCGACGTCCGCGTCGCCAGCAACAACAGCGGCGGCAGCATCGAGGCGCGCCTCGACAGCGCGGGCGGCACGCTCATCGGCACCTGCGCCGTCCCGGGCACGGGAGGCTGGCAGAGCTGGCAGACGAAGTCATGCTCCGTTTCCGGAGCAAGCGGCGTCCACACGCTTTATCTCAAATTCACCGGAGGCGCCGGCAACCTGTTCAACATTTTATGGTTCAAGTTCAATCAGGCATCGGCGCCTAGCGGCGGAGACGTCGTCGGCAAGCTGTTTGCGGGCTATCAGGGCTGGTTCAACGCCGCCGGCGACGGCTCGCCGAACGGAGGCTGGGTGCACTGGTCCAAGAACAGCAGCGCTCCGGCGGCGACCGGCAACGTCAACTTCGAGCTGTATCCCGACATGAGGGAATACACGAAGTCGTACCAGACCGGACTCGGCAGCTTCGGCAACGGCTCCGCGGCCAAGCTGTTCTCCTCCTATGACCAGGAGACGGTGAGCAAGCATTTCGAATGGATGAAGACGTACAATATCGACGGAGCCGCCCTCCAGCGCTTCGGCGCGGATGAGAGCGACACGCCGAACAACTGGAAGACGAACCGCGACAGCGTCGCCGTCAAGGTGAAGAACGCGGCGGAGGCGAACAGCCGCAAGTTCTACGTCATGTATGACATCACCGGCATGAACGCCTCCAACTGGGTCAATGCCGTCAAGCATGACTGGACGACGAACGTCGTGAACGCGATGGGCCTTCCCTCGTCCAGCGCCTACGCCAAGCAGAACGGCAAAACCGTCGTCTGCATCTGGGGCATCGGCTTCACCGACCGTCCCGGCACGGCTGCCGAGTCGGCGGGCCTGATCAGCTGGTTCAAGCAGCAGGGCGTCTACGTCATCGGCGGCGTGCCGGCCTACTGGCGCACGGGCGTCAACGACTCCAAGGCCGGATTCCTCGACGTGTACAAGTCGCTGGACATGATCTCCCCGTGGTTCGTCGGCCGCTTCCACGACATGAACGACGCGGACAGCTGGAAGACCAACGTCTGGCAGCCGGACTACACGTTCACGCAGCAGAACAATATCGCCTACCAGCCGGTCATCTGGCCGGGCTCGGCCTGGTCCAACATGACCGGAGGCCCGCGCAACGAGAATCCGCGCATGCACGGCGATTTCATGTGGAGGCAGGCTTACGACATGAAGTCGGTCGGCATCAACACCGGCTACGTGGCGATGTTCGACGAATACGATGAAGGAACGGCCATCGCCAAAATCGCCGAGAACAGCTCCATGATTCCGACGAATCAATACTTCCTGACGCTCGACGCGGACGGCGTGTCGGTATCGTCTGACTTCTACCTGAGGCTTGCGGGAGACATCAACCGCATGTTCAAGGGAGAGCTGCCGGTCACGGCGACCCATCCGACAAGCCATCGCTGA
- a CDS encoding sugar ABC transporter permease — MVTTKNKWVPYLFLLPGVLLFLGVGVYSVGFSIMLSFYNWSGIDFSTARFEGLANFRQFLLGDDPIVTQNFYKALLHNALIAVFQVIIVVPVSLVLAFTLQNTKMAAMYRTVYFLPMIASGVAIFYVWKGLFEPAGALNSLFQWIGLDFLVIPGGMLGSSSTSLTGIILTTIWGGLPGTLILYYAGLTSIDPTLYEAASVDGASKTTLIRKITWPLLKPITLIAVIQMINGAFQTFENVFIMTGGGPGGSSEVIGTLVYRTAFLDNDYGLASAIGWVSFLVTGVIAIFSIRSFQADI, encoded by the coding sequence ATGGTAACGACAAAAAACAAATGGGTTCCGTATCTGTTCCTGCTGCCCGGCGTGCTGCTGTTTCTCGGCGTCGGGGTGTATTCGGTCGGATTCTCCATCATGCTCAGCTTCTACAACTGGTCGGGCATCGACTTCTCGACGGCCCGCTTTGAAGGGCTGGCGAACTTCCGCCAGTTCCTGCTCGGCGACGATCCGATCGTCACGCAGAACTTCTACAAGGCGCTGCTGCACAACGCGCTGATCGCCGTCTTCCAGGTGATCATCGTCGTGCCGGTGTCGCTCGTGCTGGCGTTCACCCTGCAGAACACGAAGATGGCCGCGATGTACCGCACCGTCTATTTCCTGCCCATGATCGCGTCCGGGGTAGCGATCTTCTACGTGTGGAAAGGGCTGTTCGAGCCTGCCGGCGCGCTCAATTCGCTGTTCCAATGGATCGGCCTGGACTTCCTGGTCATTCCCGGAGGCATGCTCGGCAGCTCGTCGACCTCGCTCACGGGCATCATCCTGACGACGATCTGGGGCGGGCTTCCGGGCACGCTCATCCTGTATTATGCGGGACTTACGTCCATCGACCCAACTCTCTACGAGGCGGCCAGCGTGGACGGAGCGAGCAAGACGACCCTCATCCGCAAGATCACATGGCCGCTGCTCAAGCCGATCACGCTGATCGCCGTCATCCAGATGATCAACGGGGCGTTCCAGACGTTCGAGAACGTGTTCATCATGACCGGCGGGGGTCCGGGCGGAAGCTCCGAGGTCATCGGAACTCTCGTGTACCGCACCGCATTCCTCGACAACGACTACGGCTTGGCAAGCGCCATCGGATGGGTGTCCTTCCTCGTAACGGGAGTCATCGCCATCTTCAGCATCCGATCCTTCCAGGCGGACATATAG